In Haloarcula salinisoli, one genomic interval encodes:
- a CDS encoding DUF5800 family protein, producing MTVLSFDEQGVDVVYDGTEFRLEKSLIEDATQKSYPDVTDHEVLQIVEPDPSLSGEPRRIAEIVD from the coding sequence ATGACTGTTCTCTCGTTCGACGAGCAGGGCGTCGATGTCGTCTACGACGGGACGGAGTTCAGACTGGAGAAGTCACTCATCGAGGACGCCACCCAGAAGTCCTATCCGGACGTGACCGACCACGAAGTCCTCCAGATTGTCGAACCCGACCCGTCGCTGTCCGGCGAACCGCGCCGCATCGCCGAGATAGTGGACTGA
- a CDS encoding thiolase domain-containing protein, giving the protein MTDPRIAGAGVTQFGKHPERTGRDLFAEAGLEALDQSGVDPDDVEALYYGNFMGELAEHQGHQGPLMAEAIGVDAPATRLEAACASAGAAVREAVKTLRNGEADVVVVGGAERMTNIGTAVATDALAIAADDLFEVRAGMTFPGAYALMARAYFEEYGGSHEDLAHVAVKNHEHALVNEHAQIQKEISVEDALEAPTIAAPLGLYDSCPITDGAAAAVLTTDEYAEEHGLDAPVAISGTGQGGDNLALQDRPHLARTPAADKAAHEAYADAGIEADDVDVAEVHDCFTIAEVLAIESLGLFESGEGIHAATEGTTTRHGEMPVNLSGGLKAKGHPVGATGVAQLATIAWVLDGSHPRADAVPDGTVGVAHNAGGTVASTTVHVLEVKE; this is encoded by the coding sequence ATGACAGACCCACGTATTGCGGGGGCCGGTGTCACACAGTTCGGGAAGCATCCCGAGCGGACCGGCCGGGACCTCTTCGCCGAGGCCGGACTCGAAGCGCTCGACCAGTCGGGCGTCGACCCCGACGACGTCGAGGCACTGTACTACGGGAACTTCATGGGCGAACTCGCCGAGCACCAGGGCCACCAGGGGCCGCTGATGGCCGAGGCAATCGGCGTCGACGCGCCTGCGACGCGGCTGGAGGCAGCCTGTGCCTCCGCCGGGGCCGCGGTGCGAGAGGCGGTAAAGACGCTGCGGAACGGTGAAGCGGATGTCGTCGTCGTCGGCGGCGCCGAGCGGATGACGAATATCGGCACCGCGGTGGCGACGGACGCCTTAGCCATCGCCGCTGACGACCTCTTCGAGGTACGCGCGGGGATGACCTTCCCCGGCGCCTACGCACTGATGGCGCGGGCCTACTTCGAGGAGTACGGCGGCTCTCACGAGGACCTCGCCCACGTCGCCGTCAAGAACCACGAGCACGCGCTTGTCAACGAGCACGCCCAGATTCAGAAAGAAATCTCCGTCGAAGATGCCCTGGAAGCCCCGACAATCGCCGCGCCGCTGGGTCTGTACGACTCCTGTCCCATCACCGACGGCGCCGCCGCAGCGGTGTTGACGACCGACGAGTACGCCGAGGAACACGGCCTCGACGCGCCGGTCGCAATCAGCGGGACCGGCCAGGGCGGCGACAACCTCGCACTGCAGGACCGGCCACACCTCGCCCGGACTCCCGCGGCGGACAAGGCCGCCCACGAGGCCTACGCCGACGCCGGCATCGAGGCCGACGACGTGGACGTCGCGGAGGTCCACGACTGCTTTACCATCGCCGAGGTGCTGGCCATCGAGTCGCTCGGCCTGTTCGAATCCGGGGAGGGAATCCACGCCGCGACCGAGGGAACGACGACCCGACACGGCGAGATGCCGGTCAACCTCTCGGGCGGGCTGAAGGCCAAGGGCCACCCCGTCGGTGCGACCGGCGTCGCCCAGCTGGCCACCATCGCGTGGGTACTGGACGGCTCGCACCCGCGGGCTGACGCCGTTCCCGATGGGACGGTCGGCGTCGCCCACAACGCCGGCGGCACGGTCGCGTCTACGACCGTCCACGTCCTGGAGGTGAAAGAATGA
- a CDS encoding Zn-ribbon domain-containing OB-fold protein → MTETPRNGEYDDWLDSIEDGEGYYVECDEGHGWLPPRRVCPDCGSRELHDEPLPDSGEIVTHTTITVATPQFEDDAPYVTAIADFGPVSITGLVRGVDPEDVSMADVVGIEVGERETTGERAVVFRPR, encoded by the coding sequence ATGACCGAAACCCCACGAAACGGCGAGTACGACGACTGGCTCGACAGTATCGAGGACGGCGAGGGCTACTACGTCGAGTGTGACGAGGGTCACGGCTGGCTGCCCCCGCGGCGGGTCTGTCCCGACTGTGGCTCCCGGGAGCTCCACGACGAACCGCTCCCCGACAGCGGCGAGATAGTCACCCATACCACGATTACCGTCGCCACGCCGCAGTTCGAGGACGACGCCCCCTACGTCACCGCCATCGCCGACTTCGGGCCCGTTTCGATTACCGGGCTGGTCCGCGGCGTCGACCCCGAGGACGTGTCCATGGCCGACGTGGTCGGCATCGAGGTCGGCGAGCGCGAGACGACCGGCGAGCGCGCCGTCGTCTTCCGACCGCGGTAG
- a CDS encoding amphi-Trp domain-containing protein — translation MPEIETQSVQSRTEVATYLRDLATQLDGGSDVRLELGGQSVTVNPVEPLVLKLEGEWDPTGEAGTESIEFELVWGPDADTGETGSTTQ, via the coding sequence GTGCCCGAAATCGAAACCCAGTCCGTCCAGAGCCGCACCGAAGTCGCTACGTACCTTCGAGACCTCGCGACGCAGCTCGATGGCGGGAGCGACGTCCGCCTCGAACTCGGCGGCCAGTCGGTGACGGTGAACCCGGTCGAACCACTCGTCCTCAAACTGGAGGGGGAGTGGGACCCGACGGGCGAGGCCGGGACCGAGAGCATCGAGTTCGAACTCGTCTGGGGGCCCGACGCGGATACCGGAGAGACCGGCTCTACGACGCAGTAA
- a CDS encoding alpha/beta fold hydrolase: MKLRNALGAAVGAVGTAAVANRVLQSRADEFEPFLHGDQRTYRWRGFDVAYTEAGDPDDPDLVLLHGINAAASNHEFHAVFDALAEEYHVVAPDLPGFGHTDRPPLLYSASLMTAFIRDFLADESEDATVVGSSLSGAYAAMAAREVDIAELILICPTDTSMGGRSVPRRSLLRAPVLGQAIYNLVGSKASIRHFHADHGYYDMEKLTDAVVDYEWTSAHQPGARFAPASFISGFLDPEEDLGDVLDDLDVPITLVWGEDADITPLADGRVLADEADATLVVFGDSLLLPHVEHPEEFVDVVRGEAVTVDIE; encoded by the coding sequence ATGAAACTCCGCAACGCGCTCGGTGCGGCGGTCGGTGCGGTCGGCACAGCGGCGGTGGCGAACCGTGTCCTCCAGTCGCGCGCCGACGAGTTCGAACCGTTCCTCCACGGCGACCAGCGGACCTACCGCTGGCGGGGGTTCGACGTGGCCTACACCGAAGCCGGCGACCCCGACGACCCCGACCTCGTCCTGCTACACGGCATCAACGCCGCCGCCTCGAACCACGAGTTCCACGCTGTCTTCGACGCGCTGGCCGAGGAGTACCACGTCGTCGCGCCGGACCTGCCGGGCTTTGGCCACACGGACCGGCCGCCGCTGCTGTACTCCGCGTCGCTCATGACCGCGTTCATTCGTGACTTCCTGGCCGACGAGAGCGAAGACGCGACAGTCGTGGGCTCCTCGCTTTCGGGCGCATACGCGGCGATGGCGGCCCGCGAGGTGGATATCGCCGAGCTGATTCTTATCTGTCCCACCGACACCTCGATGGGCGGCCGGTCGGTCCCGCGGCGGTCGCTCCTCCGGGCGCCGGTCCTCGGCCAGGCCATCTACAACCTCGTCGGCTCGAAGGCCTCGATTCGCCACTTCCACGCGGACCACGGCTACTACGACATGGAGAAGCTCACCGACGCAGTCGTCGACTACGAGTGGACCAGCGCCCACCAGCCCGGCGCCCGCTTCGCGCCGGCCTCGTTCATCTCCGGGTTCCTCGACCCCGAGGAAGACCTGGGCGACGTGCTCGACGACCTCGACGTGCCGATAACCCTGGTCTGGGGCGAGGACGCCGACATCACGCCACTGGCCGACGGGCGCGTGCTCGCCGACGAAGCCGACGCGACGCTCGTGGTCTTTGGCGACTCACTCCTGCTCCCCCACGTCGAACACCCCGAGGAGTTCGTCGACGTGGTGCGGGGCGAGGCTGTGACGGTGGACATCGAATAG